From Oncorhynchus mykiss isolate Arlee chromosome 6, USDA_OmykA_1.1, whole genome shotgun sequence, the proteins below share one genomic window:
- the LOC110525620 gene encoding serine/threonine-protein phosphatase 2A 55 kDa regulatory subunit B alpha isoform: MAGAGGGGNDVQWCFSQVKGAIDDDVAEADIISTVEFNHSGELLATGDKGGRVVIFQQELESKNQPQCRGEYNVYSTFQSHEPEFDYLKSLEIEEKINKIRWLPQKNAAQFLLSTNDKTIKLWKISERDKRPEGYNLKEEDGRYRDPTTVTTLRVPVFQPMDLMVEASPRRVFANAHTYHINSISVNSDCETYLSADDLRINLWNLEITDRSFNIVDIKPVNMEELTEVITAAEFHPNQCNTFVYSSSKGTIRLCDMRASALCDQHSKLFEEPEDPSNRSFFSEIISSISDVKFSHSGRYMMTRDYLSVKIWDLNMESRPVETYQVHEYLRSKLCSLYENDCIFDKFECCWNGNDSVVMTGSYNNFFRMFDRGYRQDVTLEASRESSKPRSVLKPRKVCTGGKRKKDEISVDSLDFNKKILHTAWHPQDNIIAVATTNNLYIFQDKL, from the exons ATGGCAG GAGCTGGCGGCGGAGGCAATGATGTGCAGTGGTGTTTCTCTCAAGTCAAAGGAGCGATTGATGACGATGTGGCTGAAG CTGACATCATATCCACTGTGGAATTCAATCACTCTGGGGAGCTGCTAGCCACTGGGGACAAGGGGGGCCGCGTTGTGATCTTTCAGCAGGAGCTAGAG AGCAAGAACCAGCCACAGTGCCGTGGGGAGTACAATGTTTACAGCACCTTCCAGAGCCACGAGCCCGAGTTCGACTACCTGAAGAGCCTTGAGATCGAGGAGAAGATCAACAAAATCCGGTGGCTGCCTCAGAAGAACGCTGCACAGTTCCTCTTGTCCACAAATG ATAAAACTATAAAGCTGTGGAAAATCAGTGAACGGGACAAGCGACCAGAGGGGTACAACCTCAAGGAAGAGGATGGGCGCTACAGAGACCCCACTACCGTCACAACACTACGG GTCCCAGTGTTTCAGCCGATGGACCTGATGGTTGAGGCCAGCCCCAGGCGAGTGTTTGCTAATGCACACACCTACCACATCAACTCCATCTCGGTCAACAGTGACTGTGAGACCTACTTGTCTGCTGATGACCTTCGCATCAATCTCTGGAACCTAGAGATCACTGACCGCAGCTTTA ACATTGTGGACATCAAGCCAGTCAACATGGAGGAGCTGACAGAGGTGATTACAGCAGCAGAGTTCCATCCAAACCAGTGCAACACATTTGTCTACAGTAGCAGCAAGGGCACCATCCGCCTCTGtgacatgagagcatcagctctcTGTGACCAGCACTCCAAAC TGTTTGAAGAGCCTGAAGATCCAAGCAATCGTTCATTCTTCTCTGAGATTATCTCTTCCATCTCTGATGTCAAGTTCAGCCACAGTGGGCGCTACATGATGACCCGGGACTACCTGTCCGTCAAAATCTGGGACCTCAACATGGAGTCCCGTCCAGTAGAGACTTATCAG GTCCATGAATACCTCAGGAGTAAACTGTGCTCACTCTATGAGAACGACTGCATCTTTGATAAGTTTGAGTGCTGCTGGAATGGAAACGACAG TGTTGTGATGACGGGCTCATACAACAACTTCTTCAGGATGTTTGACCGAGGCTACCGGCAGGATGTGACCCTGGAGGCGTCTCGGGAAAGCAGTAAGCCTCGTTCTGTGCTCAAGCCCCGCAAGGTGTGCACAGGTGGGAAGCGCAAGAAGGACGAGATCAGTGTAGACAGCCTGGACTTTAACAAGAAGATCCTCCACACGGCCTGGCACCCTCAGGACAACATCATCGCCGTGGCCACCACTAACAACCTCTATATATTTCAGGACAAACTGTAA